In Bacteroidales bacterium, one genomic interval encodes:
- a CDS encoding translocation/assembly module TamB, which yields MSKIRNILKILFWSWLVVGFFPAFFVFMLKIDFFQNKIKNEVESYLESSLKTQVDIGHVWLAFPSNLLLEKTTILDHHNNSLLQVDGLSISLKSFSLDVSTITVDYIKLLSPQLFMITYPGEKETNLNILLSRLSDTTSSQESSSSFDLKINELEVLNGRFVLADLTQKKDVHRPGIDFDHLDVQNIQLKVNDFCFRDNTVGGFIEKLSFSENESGFHLHHFASKFKISDTLISLPFVGFLTDSSHFIGRLSFHFQDWQNFNDFVDSVQLCADILKSYIHLNDLRYFISELKVFPISVNINGQLKGTINDIVLQDLRIKSDIHNELTLKGIVKNITQIEKIHLERFKAKGILSLAFLASLPKLSDILNLHSPDTSKQKIEFQLTANGGIENLHGKLLLAGSLGTLEAHFNANMLNDKLNGFAQCQVQNFTLSSLISGAPVNYLTGNFDIDFTDLLHSFRVVGKGKIENINLFQNNFSGVAFDVAFTPEYIDGKINITDTFLKASLDGTVNLKQKSIDANGVVNYFLLNAFKLNREQNILTTCNGIFSLSLRGFIPDSMEGVFNGKNLFYREGKRLICFEALNISLDRIDSNKWQFEVNSDFAHIRAAGTKSLTEAIPMLQNFFSSYFPAIIQPVSLAHSEKDSGSFVLNVDASFKHVDSLFSFFNLDIHAPELDLKGSINEKEKKFYFKLAGSSGKFFGLEASDPDLTLEGFDNKVFLTLMASLISYQDLKMQNTHLSMVQTGNQGKFSFHWQNTGDKFEGDLNGELFSNPEEYIVLFTNSYISYIDSTYYIKNGSLFVYDSTGLRVKNMKIYTPNQSLELEGIISSSITDALQLTFSQVDVKQINSFIPSFPFLLDGSVNGYVLLFNLLGSQPSYLADVNINELKINKKHLGNLSVKSFYDYEKNAIKGNVVLSYTGSSGTINPIHLDGYYFLGPRNGEIDVKAEISRLNIAFVEPFLQGVMSKIMGYAEGNIHISGDIKNPTLNGSLTLRRAHFKIDYLNTFYSFSHTFQINDSLIEGKNMVIFDALGNGANGNIVIRHNHFKDFVVDIFLEPRNFLVLNTTASDNEYFYGKGAFTGVVKIKGPFDRISIDVVGKAEKESQLFLPLNNPATVYTNDFIVFRTSSIDTTELVTMSSTGIDVNLDLIVTPDVEMQILFDPRVGDIIKGAAEGRIRIFVNDKGDMNMFGNLQIARGDYLFTLQNLVNKKFYIEPGGTITWSGDPYEGQMDITARYSLKTSLYQILSVADESEQYKKKIPVHCMMYLKGKLLNPDITFDIVLPESDENTRNLLRSVINTDDELTRQFFALLTLNTFIPKSIGVTNTSLAMGASSTSFEMLSSQFSHWLSQISKDFNIDVSYHQGDQQSASQVDIALGTQLFNDRLSLETNVQYGWGQTQMISANQASALTGDVVVEYKVTKDGNFRIKAFNKSNTYDISTNSPYTQGIAFFYRKDFERFRDIWFRKKKTKK from the coding sequence ATGAGCAAAATTAGAAATATTCTCAAAATCTTGTTTTGGAGTTGGTTAGTTGTTGGATTTTTTCCTGCTTTTTTCGTCTTTATGCTTAAAATCGATTTTTTTCAGAACAAAATAAAGAATGAAGTTGAAAGTTATCTTGAATCATCATTAAAAACACAGGTTGATATTGGTCACGTGTGGTTGGCGTTTCCATCGAATTTATTATTGGAAAAAACAACAATTCTTGATCATCACAATAATTCTTTGCTTCAAGTTGATGGGTTATCTATAAGTTTGAAATCATTTTCGCTAGATGTATCAACAATTACGGTGGATTATATCAAACTCTTATCCCCTCAGCTTTTTATGATTACGTATCCTGGCGAAAAAGAAACTAATCTGAATATCCTGTTGTCGCGACTTTCCGATACTACTTCTTCGCAGGAAAGTAGTTCTTCATTTGATCTCAAAATAAATGAATTGGAAGTTTTAAATGGCCGTTTTGTATTAGCTGATTTAACTCAGAAGAAAGATGTGCATCGCCCCGGGATTGATTTCGATCATCTTGATGTTCAAAACATTCAACTCAAAGTCAATGATTTTTGCTTTCGAGACAATACGGTTGGTGGCTTTATTGAAAAACTTTCTTTTTCTGAGAATGAAAGTGGGTTTCACCTCCATCATTTTGCTTCGAAATTTAAGATTAGCGATACTTTGATATCCTTACCTTTCGTTGGTTTTCTTACAGATAGTAGCCATTTCATCGGGCGTCTTTCTTTTCATTTTCAAGATTGGCAAAACTTTAATGATTTTGTGGATAGTGTTCAACTTTGTGCTGATATCCTAAAAAGTTATATTCACCTCAATGATTTGAGATATTTTATTTCCGAATTGAAAGTTTTTCCCATATCAGTTAACATTAATGGTCAATTAAAAGGAACTATTAATGATATCGTTTTGCAAGACTTACGAATTAAATCGGATATACATAATGAACTTACTTTAAAAGGAATAGTAAAGAACATCACTCAAATAGAAAAGATTCATTTAGAAAGATTCAAAGCAAAAGGAATATTATCGCTAGCATTTTTAGCTTCTTTACCTAAATTAAGCGATATTCTTAATTTACATTCCCCCGATACCTCCAAACAGAAAATTGAGTTTCAGTTAACTGCAAATGGAGGAATTGAGAATTTGCATGGGAAGTTGCTCTTAGCTGGATCTCTGGGGACTCTTGAAGCACACTTTAATGCCAATATGTTGAATGATAAGCTGAATGGTTTTGCTCAATGTCAAGTTCAGAATTTTACATTATCTTCTTTAATATCCGGCGCACCTGTTAATTACCTTACAGGAAATTTTGACATTGATTTTACTGATCTACTTCACTCGTTTAGAGTTGTTGGAAAAGGAAAAATTGAGAATATTAACCTTTTTCAAAATAATTTTTCCGGTGTTGCTTTTGACGTAGCTTTTACTCCCGAATATATTGATGGCAAAATAAATATAACTGATACGTTTCTTAAAGCTTCGTTGGACGGCACAGTAAATTTGAAGCAAAAATCCATCGATGCAAATGGGGTTGTGAATTATTTTCTCTTAAATGCTTTTAAACTCAATCGTGAACAAAACATATTAACGACATGTAATGGTATTTTTTCCTTAAGCTTGCGGGGGTTTATTCCTGATAGCATGGAGGGAGTGTTTAACGGAAAAAATTTGTTTTATCGGGAAGGGAAGCGTCTTATTTGTTTTGAGGCATTGAACATTTCATTAGATAGGATTGATAGTAACAAATGGCAATTTGAAGTAAATAGTGATTTTGCTCACATTCGTGCAGCTGGAACAAAAAGTCTTACAGAAGCTATACCAATGCTTCAAAATTTCTTTTCTTCATATTTTCCAGCTATTATTCAACCAGTCTCATTAGCTCACAGTGAGAAAGATAGTGGATCGTTTGTTCTTAACGTTGATGCTAGTTTTAAGCATGTGGATAGTTTGTTTTCATTTTTTAACCTGGACATTCATGCTCCCGAGTTAGATCTGAAAGGAAGTATAAATGAAAAAGAGAAAAAATTTTACTTTAAACTTGCAGGTTCTTCGGGAAAATTTTTTGGTTTGGAAGCGTCTGACCCTGATTTAACACTTGAAGGGTTCGACAATAAAGTTTTTTTAACCCTTATGGCTTCATTAATCAGCTACCAAGATTTAAAAATGCAAAACACTCATCTTTCGATGGTTCAAACAGGAAATCAAGGTAAATTTTCTTTTCACTGGCAAAACACAGGAGATAAATTTGAAGGAGATTTAAATGGTGAGTTATTTTCCAATCCCGAAGAGTACATTGTTTTATTTACAAATTCGTACATTTCATACATTGATTCAACATATTACATAAAAAACGGGTCTCTTTTTGTTTATGATTCTACTGGATTAAGAGTAAAAAACATGAAAATATATACACCCAATCAATCATTAGAGCTTGAAGGGATCATTTCCTCCTCCATAACCGATGCATTACAGTTGACATTTTCTCAAGTGGATGTCAAGCAAATCAATTCTTTCATTCCATCTTTTCCTTTTCTTCTTGATGGATCAGTAAATGGTTACGTTTTATTATTTAATCTCTTAGGCAGTCAACCTTCATATTTGGCTGATGTTAATATTAATGAGCTCAAAATAAACAAAAAACACTTAGGTAACCTCAGTGTTAAAAGTTTTTATGATTATGAGAAAAATGCTATTAAAGGTAATGTCGTACTTTCCTACACTGGAAGTAGCGGAACTATTAATCCAATACATCTAGATGGATATTATTTTCTTGGTCCAAGAAATGGAGAAATTGACGTAAAAGCTGAGATAAGCCGATTAAACATAGCCTTTGTTGAACCATTTTTGCAAGGGGTGATGAGTAAGATTATGGGGTATGCAGAAGGTAATATACATATATCCGGTGACATAAAGAATCCAACCCTCAATGGAAGTCTAACGTTACGCAGGGCTCATTTTAAAATTGATTACCTTAACACTTTTTACTCATTTTCTCATACTTTTCAAATTAATGATTCTTTGATCGAAGGAAAAAATATGGTTATATTTGATGCATTGGGGAATGGTGCTAATGGCAATATAGTTATCCGTCATAATCATTTTAAAGATTTTGTGGTTGATATTTTTCTCGAACCTCGTAATTTTTTGGTATTAAATACGACGGCTTCGGATAATGAATATTTTTATGGTAAAGGGGCTTTTACAGGAGTAGTAAAGATTAAAGGACCATTTGATAGAATTTCGATTGATGTTGTAGGGAAAGCCGAGAAGGAGAGCCAATTGTTTTTGCCATTGAACAATCCAGCTACTGTTTATACCAATGATTTCATAGTTTTTAGAACATCCTCGATCGATACAACAGAGTTGGTAACAATGAGTAGCACTGGAATCGATGTTAATTTAGATTTGATAGTTACACCCGATGTAGAAATGCAGATTTTATTCGATCCCCGGGTAGGTGATATTATCAAGGGTGCGGCCGAAGGTCGTATTCGCATTTTTGTCAATGATAAAGGGGACATGAACATGTTTGGAAATCTACAGATAGCAAGAGGAGACTATCTTTTTACTTTGCAGAATTTAGTTAACAAGAAGTTTTATATTGAACCTGGAGGAACCATTACGTGGAGTGGTGACCCCTATGAAGGGCAGATGGATATTACAGCTCGTTATTCACTGAAGACTTCGCTTTACCAAATCCTTTCAGTTGCTGATGAGTCCGAGCAATATAAGAAAAAAATACCTGTCCATTGCATGATGTATTTAAAGGGCAAGTTGCTTAACCCTGATATTACTTTTGATATTGTTCTTCCCGAATCGGATGAGAATACAAGAAACCTTCTCAGATCTGTCATCAACACCGACGACGAACTCACGCGTCAGTTTTTTGCTTTGCTTACGTTGAATACGTTCATCCCCAAGAGCATAGGAGTTACAAATACGAGTTTGGCAATGGGGGCTAGCTCTACTTCTTTTGAAATGCTTTCGTCTCAATTTAGTCACTGGCTATCCCAAATTAGCAAGGATTTCAACATTGACGTAAGTTATCATCAAGGAGATCAACAAAGTGCATCACAAGTCGATATAGCCTTAGGAACTCAGCTTTTTAACGACAGATTATCTCTAGAAACTAACGTACAATATGGATGGGGACAAACTCAAATGATATCTGCAAATCAAGCATCTGCACTTACTGGAGACGTGGTGGTTGAATATAAAGTGACCAAAGACGGAAACTTTCGTATTAAAGCTTTTAATAAATCGAACACGTATGATATTTCTACCAATAGTCCATATACCCAAGGCATTGCCTTTTTTTATAGGAAAGATTTCGAACGTTTCCGTGATATCTGGTTTAGAAAGAAAAAAACAAAAAAATGA
- a CDS encoding T9SS type A sorting domain-containing protein, with product MKKGLTFLFFVSVAFSFTTAQEETHFFNENANKLTFLNPVKTSHGTIRVLDSIVKFVYDLVLSEWKPKDKFAIISRHWGTDGWPNEMLYYSYKDNAWKVYYYQKFDYFPNHSLEKILVKAYNDFLEEFIDTVFFDHRAPYRDQFSDSLRIMEIEANYDFNVNSLTYGYKTYSVFLTDSQYHERYSYAYNPATEKYDIKQEKETYEYNSQNLPAIKTFYNWNTSTETYENSERYMYAYYNNGLLKTYVHQYFSTIWLNSNKEEYTYYPNGLKKTSVSYITNSMNQFIPDYKDSMVYNSNGLLIKKYYYGWNNVQNQWIPWQRSTYTYNAQELLLQELFEQWNGTNWDLYFRNTYTYNAQGKLTQLLQEGYDKVTSTWIIYYKTTYQYDPTGLYETERINYVGDPPTPFSRYSTTYDSYNNPTMYIYSTWDNGTSSWIPDYKYIYYWSDWNANALPDPENFSLNIYPNPSQNEILISSDYSIQYIQLYDITGKTLNILNPNSRNCILSLTPYPRGTYLLDVMTSHGKIRKLVIKN from the coding sequence ATGAAAAAAGGTTTAACGTTTCTTTTTTTTGTTAGCGTCGCTTTTTCCTTCACGACAGCACAGGAAGAGACGCATTTTTTTAATGAAAACGCCAATAAATTGACTTTTTTGAACCCTGTAAAAACCAGCCATGGGACTATTAGAGTTCTTGACTCTATCGTAAAATTTGTTTATGATCTTGTTCTATCGGAATGGAAACCCAAGGATAAATTTGCCATCATCAGCCGTCATTGGGGAACAGATGGATGGCCAAATGAAATGCTATATTATTCATATAAGGATAACGCCTGGAAAGTCTATTATTATCAAAAATTTGATTATTTTCCCAATCATAGTTTGGAAAAAATTTTGGTCAAAGCTTACAATGATTTCCTCGAAGAATTTATAGACACAGTTTTTTTCGACCATCGAGCACCGTATAGAGATCAATTTAGCGATTCTCTTCGTATTATGGAAATTGAAGCAAATTATGATTTTAATGTCAACTCTCTCACCTATGGCTATAAGACTTACTCTGTTTTCTTAACGGACTCCCAATATCATGAAAGATATTCGTACGCATACAACCCCGCAACTGAAAAATACGATATTAAACAAGAAAAAGAAACTTATGAATATAATTCCCAAAATCTGCCTGCAATAAAAACATTCTATAACTGGAACACATCCACTGAAACATATGAAAACAGTGAACGATATATGTACGCATATTATAACAATGGTCTATTAAAAACTTATGTGCATCAATATTTTTCAACCATTTGGTTGAACAGTAACAAAGAAGAATATACATATTATCCTAATGGATTGAAGAAAACTTCTGTATCATATATCACCAATAGTATGAATCAATTTATTCCTGATTACAAAGACAGCATGGTCTACAATTCGAATGGATTGCTTATCAAGAAATATTACTATGGATGGAATAATGTTCAAAATCAATGGATCCCCTGGCAAAGGAGCACATATACATACAATGCACAAGAACTTTTATTACAAGAACTCTTCGAACAATGGAACGGTACAAACTGGGATCTGTACTTTAGGAACACTTATACATATAACGCCCAAGGGAAATTAACTCAGCTTCTTCAAGAAGGCTACGACAAAGTTACTTCCACATGGATTATTTATTATAAAACTACTTACCAATACGATCCAACAGGCTTATACGAAACGGAAAGGATTAATTATGTAGGTGACCCACCTACACCTTTTAGCAGATATTCTACTACTTATGATTCCTACAACAATCCAACCATGTATATATATTCAACCTGGGATAATGGAACAAGCTCATGGATTCCCGACTATAAATACATTTACTATTGGTCCGATTGGAATGCCAATGCCTTACCTGACCCCGAAAATTTCTCTTTAAACATTTACCCCAACCCCTCTCAAAATGAAATCCTTATTTCATCTGATTATTCCATTCAATACATTCAATTATACGACATAACTGGTAAAACTCTTAACATTTTAAATCCGAACTCTAGAAACTGTATTCTTTCCCTTACTCCCTATCCTCGTGGAACATACCTTCTTGACGTCATGACCTCACATGGAAAAATTAGAAAACTGGTTATAAAGAATTAG
- a CDS encoding T9SS type A sorting domain-containing protein, translating into MRKFIVPFCILPWLIQAQIPESSYLKENPNLNLFHQIKTMGNLTIVIDSVVNYSYSTMWAPIFKTYVISRHSSGMPHQLMEDVYDVSTQSWTHDIYMQENFFPNNHRNEYCKKRYNKFIGVFKDTTEYLKLLPYLNPFGDTMSLVSLNAYYNINTQAIENGNLMKAQVYHDSLYQNLTVYQYNAATSKYDMPLYDFDFSYNNLNQIQLVTKKIWNSSANQFENYIRIYYQYNSNQKLCSQIIQTFNSSWKNYEKYEYEYDPSGNNICKKYYKSNNANQFIANTMDSTYYDGNHNVIKKIKLKWDQVINQWIYFERTTISYAQNLITLILNETWNGTQWIPSNRYTYTYNPANKISTNEFEYYSTSWKKNWKETYTYDVTDTNLLMHNTFFSYDFINYTPNSKEIYVLNSFKEDSIYYYLIYNLTTNQWDSISKKEYYWSTWNANSVTEIFPAPISIFPNPCKDWCNVITSFPTDRLEIYDRTGKVLYSEEKTNDQFYSILVSQYKSGIYFMVVTDLKGKRFSCPIIKL; encoded by the coding sequence ATGGGGAATCTAACAATAGTGATTGATTCTGTGGTGAATTATTCATACTCAACCATGTGGGCTCCTATATTTAAAACATATGTCATCAGCAGACATAGTTCAGGAATGCCACATCAACTCATGGAAGATGTATACGATGTATCTACTCAATCATGGACTCACGATATATATATGCAAGAAAATTTTTTTCCTAATAATCATCGAAACGAATATTGTAAGAAAAGATACAATAAATTTATAGGCGTATTTAAAGATACAACGGAATATCTTAAACTTCTTCCCTACCTTAATCCCTTTGGTGACACCATGTCTTTAGTTAGCCTAAACGCTTATTACAACATAAACACACAGGCCATTGAAAACGGAAATTTAATGAAAGCTCAAGTTTATCATGATTCTTTATATCAAAATTTGACTGTTTATCAATATAATGCCGCAACATCAAAATATGACATGCCCCTTTATGATTTCGATTTTTCTTACAATAACTTAAATCAAATTCAATTGGTAACAAAAAAAATCTGGAATAGCTCAGCAAATCAGTTTGAAAATTATATACGTATTTACTATCAATACAACAGTAATCAAAAACTATGTAGCCAAATAATTCAAACATTTAATTCTTCCTGGAAAAATTACGAAAAATACGAATACGAATACGATCCATCAGGAAATAACATATGTAAGAAATATTATAAATCTAATAACGCTAATCAATTTATCGCTAATACCATGGACAGCACATATTACGATGGAAACCATAATGTCATAAAAAAAATTAAGCTTAAGTGGGACCAAGTTATAAATCAATGGATATATTTTGAAAGAACAACTATCTCTTACGCTCAGAATCTGATAACTCTTATTTTAAATGAAACATGGAATGGAACACAATGGATCCCATCTAATCGTTATACTTACACTTATAATCCTGCCAACAAAATATCTACGAATGAATTCGAATATTATTCCACTTCATGGAAAAAAAACTGGAAAGAAACTTATACGTACGATGTCACCGACACTAACCTATTGATGCACAATACTTTTTTCAGTTACGATTTTATTAATTATACACCAAATTCTAAGGAAATATATGTGTTAAATTCATTCAAAGAGGATTCTATCTACTATTATTTAATCTATAATTTGACAACTAATCAGTGGGATTCAATATCAAAAAAAGAGTATTATTGGTCAACGTGGAATGCGAATTCCGTCACCGAGATCTTTCCTGCACCTATTTCTATTTTTCCCAATCCTTGCAAAGATTGGTGTAATGTTATTACTTCGTTTCCTACTGATAGACTTGAAATTTATGATAGAACAGGTAAGGTATTATATTCTGAAGAAAAAACCAATGACCAATTTTATTCGATTCTCGTATCACAATATAAGTCAGGAATCTATTTTATGGTAGTTACTGACCTAAAGGGGAAAAGATTTTCTTGTCCAATCATAAAGTTATGA